The window CCGACACCTCGCTGCCGCGGAGCCTCCGCGGGAGGAGGCTCCGGAAAGGACGCCGGCCGAGCCCATCCCGACGCCGGAAGGCCCGCTCCGGCCCGCCCGCCTGGCCCTGCTCTCCCTCGTCCTGCTCCCGGACACCCACCCTCAAGCGGGGGACCTTCAGTTCCTGGACCCCCAGACCGCGGAGCGCCTTTCGGATTCGGCGGAGGTTCAGATCGAGCGACTCCGCGTGGGGGAGCAGGTGTATCGGGTGTATGTGGAGGCGGACATGGATCGGGTGGTGGTGGCGCGTCGGGAGGAGCTGATCGTGCTTCGGGTGGAGGGGGAGAGCATGCGGGGGGCGGGCATCGAGCCCGGGGACCTGATCCTGGCGCGGCGGCTCTCAGGGCCGGCGGCGCGGGATCCGAACGAGTGGCGCGCGCTCCTGGGGAGGCTGGTGCTGGCCGTCCTGGTGGAGGATTACCACAGCCAGGCGCACCGGGCCTTCCTGATCAAGCGGCTGAACTATCGCAACGGGAAATGGTTGCTCTCGCCGGAGAACCCGGCTTTCGAGGAGATCGCCATCGAGCCCGGCCGCCCGGAGCTCCACCCCGTCCTGGCCATCCTCAAGCCGGAGCCCATCGAAGCGTAATGCCGGTCGAGGATCTCTTTGACCGCCATCCGTGGGGATGCGAACATAAGGGGGGAGCCTCTCAGGCGGCGGCCATCGGGTGGAAAGAGGGGTGAGCGGAGATGATGCCGCAGTCCCTTGACGACCTGACGGCGCGTTACCGGCGCGCCGTCGCCGAGGAATGGCGATACCTGACGGTCACCGTCCACGGCGAAGAACGCCGCCTGCCGCTGGAGCGCGTCTTCTTCATGCTCCAGGCGCGGGAGCGGCCCGAACCGAAGCCGACGGAGCCGCCACGCCCCGACCTGGACCCGGCGGGGGCGCGCCTTCAGGACGCCGGCGCGCCCCCGCCTCCCCAGCCGCCTCCCCCGCCGGTCCCCCTGGAGGCGGCGCTGGCGAAGGGGGAGCACATGGCCCTGCTGGGCGAGCCGGGGGCGGGGAAATCCACCGCCCTGCAGTTCATCGGGCTGTGCTTCGCCCGCGCCGACGAAAACTGGCACAGGGAGCGGCTGGGGATCCCGCGCCCCTACATCCCGATCCTGCTGAACCTGCAGGCCCGGGCTTATGCCATCGCCGGGCAGAAGACCCTGTGGGATGCCCTGCGCGCCGAGGTGCGCGAGCGGCTGCAATGCCCCGAGGACGAGGCGGAGGCGCTGCTGCACGCGTGGAGGCAGGCGCCCGGCCTGCTCGTCCTGCTGGACGGGCTGGACGAGGTGCCGGAGGCGCTGCGGGAGGCTGTGCGGCTGCGGGAGGCCGTGCGGGAGCGCATCCAGCGCTTCGCTCAGAGCGGGGCCGGATGGGTGATCCTGACCTCCCGCCCGGCCGGGTTCCAGCCCCTGCCGGGGCTGCGCGAATACCTCCTCAAGCCGTTCGAGGACCCCGAAGCCGAAGCCCTGCCCTACCTGCGCGGCTGGCTGGCCGCCCTGAAGCCCGAGTGGACGGCCGAGGAGGCCGGGGCGCGGGCCCGGGAGCTGTTAGAGAGGATGCGGGCCCACCCGGCCCTGCGCCGCCTGCTGGACAACCCCCTCTTGCTGCGCCTGAGCGCCCAGCACTACGCCCAGGCCGGCGAGATCGCCCGCAGCCGCGCCGACCTCTACCGCCTGTGGGTGGAGGAGGCCTGGGAACGCGCCCGGCGGCGCGGCGCGAAGGAGGAGGAAAAGCCGCGTTTTCTGGAGGCCCTCCAGGCCCTGGCCTGGCACCTGCACACCGGCGGGGGGAACGAAGAAGCCGACCTGCTGCAGGCGCTGCAAAGGTTCGGGCCGGCGCAAGATGGAGCGGAGGCCGAAGGCTTGCTGGGCCGCCTGCGGGAGCAGACCGGCCTCCTCGCCCGCCTGTCGGAGGCGGAAGATGGAAAAGCGCGTCATCGCTACGTCTTCAGCCACCAGACCCTGCGGGAGTATTTCGTCGCCCTGCGCCTGAAGGAGGCCTGGGAGCGGGACGCCCGGCGCGCGTGGCGCTTCCTGCGGGCCCGCCTGCACCTGCCCGACTGGCGCGAGCCCCTCGCCCTGCTGGTCGGGTCGCTGCCCGAGCCCGAGGCCCTGCGCCTGCTGAAGTGGATCTTGCATGCCCGCTCGCCGGAAGAAGGCTTCCTGCGCCGGGACCTGTTCCTGGCCGCCGAACTGGCCGGGGAGAGCGGCCACGCGAAGGCGATGTGGGGACGCCTATGGCCCGAGCTGCGCCGGGCGCTTCAGGGTGAGACGTGGGAGGTGCGCGAGGCGGCGGCGGAGGCGCTGGGGCAGATCGGCGACCCCCAGGCCATCCCCGCCCTCATCCAGGCGCTCCAGGATGAGGAGTGGTGGGTGCGCGAGGCGGCGGCGAGGGCGCTGGGGCAGATCGGCGACCCCCAGGCCATCCCCGCCCTCATCCAGGCGCTCCAGGATGAGGAGTGGTGGGTGCGCGAGGCGGCGGCGAGGGCGCTGGGGCAGATCGGCGACCCCCAGGCCATCCCCGCCCTCATCCAGGCGCTTCGGGATGAGGAGTGGGTGGTGCGCGAGGCGGCGGCGAGGGCGCTGGGGCAGATCGGCGACCCCCAGGCCACCCCCGCCCTCATCCAGGCCCTCCAGGATGAGGATTGGCGAGTGCGCGAGGCGGCGGCGGAGGCGCTGGAGAAGATCGGCCCACCCGCCGTTCCCGCCCTCATCCAGGCGCTTCGGGATGAGAAGTGGGAGATGCGCCAGGCGGCGGCGGGGGCGCTGGGGCAGATCGGCGACCCCCAGGCCACCCCCGCCCTCATCCAGGCCCTCCAGGATGAGGAGGGGGTGGTGCGCCAGGCGGCGGCGGGGGCGCTGGGGCAGATCGGCGACCCCCAGGCCACCCCCGCCCTCATCCAGGCGCTCCAGGATGAGGAGGGGGTGGTGCGCCAGGCGGCGGCGGGGGCGCTGGGGCAGATCGGCGACCCCCAGGCCACCCCCGCCCTCATCCAGGCGCTTCGGGATGAGGATCGCGATGTGCGCCAGGCGGCGGCGGAGGCGCTGGGGCAGATCGGCGACCCCCAGGCCATCCCCGCCCTCATCCAGGCGCTTCGGAATGAGATGTGGTGGGTGCGCCTGGCAGCAGCGGAGGCGCTGGGACAGATCGGCGACCCCCAGGCCACCCCCGCCCTCATCCAGGCGCTTCGGGATGAGGATCGCGATGTGCGCCAGGCGGCGGCGAAGGCGCTGGAGAAGATCGGCCCACCCGCCGTCCCCGCCCTCATCCAGGCGCTTCGGGATCAGGATGTGGGGGTGCGCGAGGCGGCGGCGAAGGCGCTGGAGAAGATCGGCCCACCCGCCGTCCCCGCCCTCATCCAGGCGCTTCGGGATCAGGATGTGGGGGTGCGCGAGGCGGCGGCGAAGGCGCTGGAGAAGATCGGCGACCCCCAGGCCACCCCCGCCCTCATCCAGGCCCTCCAGGATGAGGATTGGGGAGTGCGCCAGGCGGCGGCGTGGGCGCTGTTGAAACTCCCACCCGTCTCGCCGCCTCAGAACGAGCAAGAACGCCGCGCCTGGCAAAAGCGCCTAACTTCCATCCGGCGAGCGGCGCGGCGGGCGAAAGAATACGAGCTGCTTGCCGCCGTCCTGGAGCGGCAGGCGGCATGGGAGGCGGCCCTTTCGCCCTGGCAGGACCCGCTGCAGCCGCCCCCCGTCCCGGCCTGGCGGGCCTGGGCCCGGCGGGCCGGCGGGGGCGCGCTGGCCCTGCTCATCGCCGGCCTGGTGGCGCTGGCAATGGCGGTGCTCTCCGGGATCGGCGAACCGCTGTCGGAGGCCGTCCGCGCCTTCATTCAGGAGCAGCCCCTCTGGGCGGCGGCGTTGCTGATCATCATTCTGGGCGCGGCGGTCGCGCTGCTGGACTGGATCAGGGAGGCCTTGCGGAAAAAGACGTAGGGCCTGGGAAAACCGGCCGCGCCACCCCTCCTCATCGGGCGCAACATAGGGCAAGGGGGTTAGCGGCGCGGCGCCCTCGCCATGGCGGAGCGGAAAGCGCCGGGTCCTCAACGCAAGCGAGGAAGGGGCGCCGGGGGATTCTCCGTCCTGCGCGCGGGCGCATCTCCAGGACGGCGGAGGTTCCCGATGCCTTGCGACCCGCAACGCCATCACCGGCGGTCCATCCGCCTGCCGGGATACGATGACCCCCAACCCGGCGCTTCTTTCATCCCCATCGTCCCCCACAACCGGATGCCGCGGGTGTGTCCCAAAATCGTAGGACAACTGCTCGCAGTTGTCCTACAAAGCGGCGAGATCGCGCGCGCGGAGTGGCTCCAAACCGCCATCGCGCGCCCCTATGGGGGGTTGCACCCTGACGAATTCGTCGCGATGCCCAACCCCGCGCATGGGATCATCCGGATCATGGATTATGAATGTAGGGGCGACCCGTCGGGTCGCCACTACCCGGAATCCGTGCTATACTGAAAGCGCCACCGACCCGCATGGGCGGTGAGCCGAAAGGAGCGGAACCCCGGATGGATCGCCTGCGACCGCCTGGATTGCCGACGGGCAACCGGGACGGCCGGGAACGGAAGATCCCGCCTCCCATGACCCCGGTATCCCTCCGCGGCTTCGGGCCGGTCGCCCCCTGTTTCCTCACGCGCATCTCCGGGAGGGGACCATGGATCGCAAAAAGGTCACCATCCACACGTTGCAGGCCTGCAAAGCCGCCCGCCAGCCGATCACCATGATCACCGCCTACGACTACCCCACCGCCCTGGCGGTGGACCGCGCGGGCGTCGATGTCATCCTCGTCGGCGACTCCCTGGGCATGGTGGTCCTGGGCTACCCCAACACGCTCCCCGTCACGATGGAGGAGATGCTCCACCACGCCAAAGCGGTCGCCCGCGCCAACCCCTCCGCCCTGCTCGTGGGCGACCTCCCCTTCATGGCCTACCAGGCCGACATCGCCGAGGCCGTCCGCAACGCCGGGCGCTTCCTCAAAGAAGCGGGGATGGACGCCGTGAAGCTGGAAGGCGGGCGGGAGATGGCCCCCACGGTGGAGGCCATCGTCCGCGCCGGGATCCCGGTGATGGGTCACATCGGCTTCACCCCCCAGTCCCTCCACCGGCTGGGCGGCTACCGCGTCCAGGGCCGCACGGCCGCCGACGCCCGACGCCTGCTGGAGGACGCCCTGGCCCTGGAGGCCGCCGGATGCTTCGCCATCGTCTTGGAGATGGTCCCCGAGCCGGTGGCCGCCGCCATCACCGAACGCCTGCGCATCCCCACCATCGGCATCGGGGCCGGAGCGGCATGCGACGGCCAGGTGCTGGTCCTGCACGACCTCATCGGGCTCTTCGACCGCTTCACCCCCCGCTTCGCCAGGAAATACGCGGACCTGCACCAGGAGATCGTGCGGGCCGTCCAGGCCTACTGCGAGGACGTGCGGAGCCGGCGGTTCCCGGGCCCGGAGCACACGTTCTCCATGGACCCCGAGGAGCTGGCCGCCTTCCAGGCCATGCTGGAAGGGCTCCCCGCCCCTGCGCCCGTGCGGGAGGCCCGATGATGCGGATCGCGTTGCTGGGCACCGGCGCCCTGGGGACCCTCTTCGGAGTCCGTCTGGCGGGGGTGGCGGAGGTCTGGATGCTGGGGACGTGGCGGGAGGCCCTGGAGGCCGCGCGCCGCTACGGCCTGCGCCTGATCACCCCCCAGGGGGAAGAAACCGCCTTCGTCGCGGCCGCCGAGGATCCGGCGGAGGTCCCTCCGTGCGACGCCGCCCTGATCCTGGTCAAGGCCTACCAGACGGAGCGGGCCGCGCGGTGGGCCCGGCAGGTCCTGAAGCCCGCCGGGATCGCCCTGACCCTCCAGAACGGCCTGGGCCCCTATGAGACGCTCCGGACGGTCCTCGGGCCGGAGCGGGCGTGGCAGGGGGTGACGATGATGGGGGCCACGCTGGAGGCCCCGGGCCGCGCCCGGCTGGGCGGCGAGGGCCCCATCTGGCTCGGCGCCCCCTCATCGTCCCGGGCGCCCCTGGAGCCCCTCCTCGCGCGCCTGCGGCAAGCCGGGTTCGCCGTGGAGATCCGGGAGGACCTGCGCGGGGTGATCTGGGGGAAGCTGGTGGCCAACACCGCTATCAACCCGGTGACCGCCCTCTTCGACGTCCCGAACGGGGCCCTGCTGGAGCGGCCGGCGCTGTGGGCCCTGGCCCGGGGGACGGCTCGGGAGACGGCCGCGGTGGCCCGCGCCCAGGGGATCCGGCTGCCCTTCGAGGACCCCGTCGCCTTCGTGGCCGAGGTCTGCCGGCGGACCGCGGCGAACTCCTCGTCGATGCGACAGGACGTGCAGCGGGGCCGCCCGACGGAGATCGACGCCCTGAACGGGGCAGTGGCGGCCATCGGACGGGAACGGGGGATCCCCGTCCCCCTCAATGAGGCCCTCTGGCGGGCCGTCAAGGCCCTGGAGCGGAAACGCGTTCGCGCTCCGGTCTCCCCGCCCCCGAAGGTCCGGGCGGGGGAGATCGTCCCGGGATGAAGAGCGGAACCTGTTACGCGCAGATCGCCTGGGGAGGTGATGCGCATGCGCGTGGTTCATACCATTGCGGAAGCCCGCGCCGTCCGCCGGGCGCTCCCCGGCACGTGGGGCTTCGTGCCCACGATGGGCTATCTCCACGAGGGACATCTCTCCCTCGTCCGGCGCGCCCGCGCGGAGAACGACCGCGTCGCAGTGAGCATTTTCGTCAACCCGACCCAGTTCGGGCCCCACGAGGACTACGCCCGTTACCCCCGTGATCTGGAGCGGGACCTCCGGCTCCTGGAGCCCCTGGGGGTGGACCTGGTGTTCGTCCCCTCCGTGGAGGAGATGTATCCGCCGGGCTTCCAGACCTGGGTGATCGTGGAGGAGGTGAGCCGCCCCCTGGAGGGCGCCTCGCGGCCGGGGCACTTCCGGGGCGTGGCCACGGTGGTGGCCAAGCTGTTCAACATCCTCCAGCCGGACCGGGCTTACTTCGGCCAGAAGGACGCCCAGCAGACAGTGGTGATCCGGCGCATGGTGCAGGACCTGAACATCCCGGTGGAGATCGTGATCTGCCCGACGGTGCGGGAGCCGGACGGGCTGGCCATGAGCAGCCGCAACACCTATCTG is drawn from Thermoflexus hugenholtzii and contains these coding sequences:
- a CDS encoding LexA family transcriptional regulator; translation: MERERRLLSHLIRTLDEGRHPALQALRALLDQDPPDPERLRTLGHLLMLLPADPLAGPGEAMPGRIGAQLVGMALDRWAGYLPPGALRQPLTEILRALRFHGPALAEALAALLGAFWLRGEDPAWALEMARRAEQLLQDRQRAAALQGVTSPELAEWLRWAQEIIGEILRDRHLAAAEPPREEAPERTPAEPIPTPEGPLRPARLALLSLVLLPDTHPQAGDLQFLDPQTAERLSDSAEVQIERLRVGEQVYRVYVEADMDRVVVARREELIVLRVEGESMRGAGIEPGDLILARRLSGPAARDPNEWRALLGRLVLAVLVEDYHSQAHRAFLIKRLNYRNGKWLLSPENPAFEEIAIEPGRPELHPVLAILKPEPIEA
- a CDS encoding HEAT repeat domain-containing protein encodes the protein MMPQSLDDLTARYRRAVAEEWRYLTVTVHGEERRLPLERVFFMLQARERPEPKPTEPPRPDLDPAGARLQDAGAPPPPQPPPPPVPLEAALAKGEHMALLGEPGAGKSTALQFIGLCFARADENWHRERLGIPRPYIPILLNLQARAYAIAGQKTLWDALRAEVRERLQCPEDEAEALLHAWRQAPGLLVLLDGLDEVPEALREAVRLREAVRERIQRFAQSGAGWVILTSRPAGFQPLPGLREYLLKPFEDPEAEALPYLRGWLAALKPEWTAEEAGARARELLERMRAHPALRRLLDNPLLLRLSAQHYAQAGEIARSRADLYRLWVEEAWERARRRGAKEEEKPRFLEALQALAWHLHTGGGNEEADLLQALQRFGPAQDGAEAEGLLGRLREQTGLLARLSEAEDGKARHRYVFSHQTLREYFVALRLKEAWERDARRAWRFLRARLHLPDWREPLALLVGSLPEPEALRLLKWILHARSPEEGFLRRDLFLAAELAGESGHAKAMWGRLWPELRRALQGETWEVREAAAEALGQIGDPQAIPALIQALQDEEWWVREAAARALGQIGDPQAIPALIQALQDEEWWVREAAARALGQIGDPQAIPALIQALRDEEWVVREAAARALGQIGDPQATPALIQALQDEDWRVREAAAEALEKIGPPAVPALIQALRDEKWEMRQAAAGALGQIGDPQATPALIQALQDEEGVVRQAAAGALGQIGDPQATPALIQALQDEEGVVRQAAAGALGQIGDPQATPALIQALRDEDRDVRQAAAEALGQIGDPQAIPALIQALRNEMWWVRLAAAEALGQIGDPQATPALIQALRDEDRDVRQAAAKALEKIGPPAVPALIQALRDQDVGVREAAAKALEKIGPPAVPALIQALRDQDVGVREAAAKALEKIGDPQATPALIQALQDEDWGVRQAAAWALLKLPPVSPPQNEQERRAWQKRLTSIRRAARRAKEYELLAAVLERQAAWEAALSPWQDPLQPPPVPAWRAWARRAGGGALALLIAGLVALAMAVLSGIGEPLSEAVRAFIQEQPLWAAALLIIILGAAVALLDWIREALRKKT
- the panB gene encoding 3-methyl-2-oxobutanoate hydroxymethyltransferase, whose protein sequence is MDRKKVTIHTLQACKAARQPITMITAYDYPTALAVDRAGVDVILVGDSLGMVVLGYPNTLPVTMEEMLHHAKAVARANPSALLVGDLPFMAYQADIAEAVRNAGRFLKEAGMDAVKLEGGREMAPTVEAIVRAGIPVMGHIGFTPQSLHRLGGYRVQGRTAADARRLLEDALALEAAGCFAIVLEMVPEPVAAAITERLRIPTIGIGAGAACDGQVLVLHDLIGLFDRFTPRFARKYADLHQEIVRAVQAYCEDVRSRRFPGPEHTFSMDPEELAAFQAMLEGLPAPAPVREAR
- a CDS encoding ketopantoate reductase family protein, whose product is MMRIALLGTGALGTLFGVRLAGVAEVWMLGTWREALEAARRYGLRLITPQGEETAFVAAAEDPAEVPPCDAALILVKAYQTERAARWARQVLKPAGIALTLQNGLGPYETLRTVLGPERAWQGVTMMGATLEAPGRARLGGEGPIWLGAPSSSRAPLEPLLARLRQAGFAVEIREDLRGVIWGKLVANTAINPVTALFDVPNGALLERPALWALARGTARETAAVARAQGIRLPFEDPVAFVAEVCRRTAANSSSMRQDVQRGRPTEIDALNGAVAAIGRERGIPVPLNEALWRAVKALERKRVRAPVSPPPKVRAGEIVPG
- the panC gene encoding pantoate--beta-alanine ligase, yielding MRVVHTIAEARAVRRALPGTWGFVPTMGYLHEGHLSLVRRARAENDRVAVSIFVNPTQFGPHEDYARYPRDLERDLRLLEPLGVDLVFVPSVEEMYPPGFQTWVIVEEVSRPLEGASRPGHFRGVATVVAKLFNILQPDRAYFGQKDAQQTVVIRRMVQDLNIPVEIVICPTVREPDGLAMSSRNTYLNPEERRAATVLFRALQAAKVRYEAGERDAERLREAMREVIRAEPLARIDYVSVAHPETLQELERVEGPALLSLAVYIGTTRLIDNLMLP